The stretch of DNA GATCAATGATGAAATCCAATGCCGAGCCAATGCCCAGCAAATCGAGTCCGTTTTGCCCCTCTTCATCATTTTTGTCCTCGTTCAGAAGAGCCGGTTGTTTCTCTTCTTCGGGTTCCTCGTCCATCAGAAACGAAAAGGGTTCCACGGCATCCTCATCCTCTGGAGGCGGGGTCGCAGGTGCAGCCGCAGGCGGACGTGACTTGGCCAGGCTGTCCAGTTTCATCTGAATCCGCGACAAAGCTGCCTCCTTGATGACCGGCCGGTCAGACATCTGCAACTCGGGCAGATCGGGGATCAAGGGCACGGGCGGGGTTTCTGCCACAGGTTGGGTCAACGGCGCAGGTGCCTCGATTTTCCGCTCTGGAAAAAGTGCGGGCGGTGATGGCGGCACCTGGGCAGACAGCTTGGGTGGGAGCAGCTCTTGGACCGGTGGCGTGGCTGGCTTCAATGCCTGCTCTGCCATTTTGCGTTTCAGCCCGGCCACCTCCTCGCGCAGGCTGTCCGTCTCTTCCTGCAAGTGGCGGTTCTGGCGCTTGTAGCGTCCCCAGGTCAACCCGCCAAACCACAGACCCAGAAGAAAGAAAAGGCACCCCAAACCGGCCACAAACGCTGTGCTATGCGTGAGGAAATACCACAGCGGTTCAGTCTCCAGGGATGTAAAATCAAACTTCATTGCGGATATCAGCGGATCAGGATCTCTACGGTGCGGGGATTTTCAGGTGCGCCCGGCGTGCCAGCACGCACAGGCTCAAAGGCGGCGGTCTGCACATCGCTGGCAGGCAGCCCTTGTTCAACGAGAAAAGAGTGCACTTCGCCCGCTCGCGCCAAGGCCAGCTTCCGCTCAGATTCTGGATTGCCATCAGGATCCGGGTGACTTCCAATGAGCAGCTTGACGACCGGTCCAGCCGTCAGTAACGAAGGCGTCAAGGCTGCCAGTTTCGCCTGCTCCTGGGCGCTTAAAGTCTGACGGCCTGGGTCAAAACTGATGCTCTGGCCAGACAGCGTCTCCCTCAGATTTTCGAGCTGCGTTTCAGGGATCGTGCTCTCCGGCTTGTAGCCTGGGAAATGATATTCTGAAGGATAGAACACCAGTTTGGAAATCACCTTTTTCCCACCCGTAACGGGTCGCAACAGCGCCAGCCATTCACTTTCAAGGGTCCGCGTTGCTGCCGCCTCGATCATCGGTTCCCCCTCTTTGTTGATTGAAAACCGTCGGGCGGAAGGAGAGGTAAAAAAAGCACGTACAAAGGAAGTCAAAGAGTCCGTATCGGAAAATACGGAAGGGAGTGTGTGGGCGCTTTCCTTCAGTTCTGTGGCATCCGTTCCACTCAAGAGCTTAACAAGCTGCCCACGCAGGCCATTGGCAGGAACAAGTCCAGCCAACTTGATCCCGGAAGAATCTTTTACCATTTCCAGCCAGGCGGCGACTTTCAGGTTTTCGATGATGGGTGCCATTAGGCGGCTGTCGGCCGTCAGAGGCCCCTGTTCACTTTCTGGCCAGCGCACCTGCGCATCCGCATGGAGGCCTTCTGTAGTCACCGTCAGGTCCGGGCGCAGCAGGTGAATCAACCGGGCAGCCTCACGGATGTTCTGTTCTTCAGGAAGCCAGCCTTCCAGAGTCAGGATATCATTGGCTAGGCGGGCGCGGAGGCTGGCCGGAATGCTGAGTTCATCCTTCACCAGTCGCAACGGTCTGATGGCCAAAACAGCGGCGCGGGCTTTTTCCAGTGCCGCGCGGTCCGGCGCATTCCCGGCGATACGAAGATCCAGAAAGCGCACATCCGCTGCCGCTGAACGTACACCTTGCTTAGCCAATGCGGCCAGCACCTGCTGGTGCAGATCTGGAAGCTGCTTTTCGGTATAGAACCAGCCATGCACGATCACCAGCAGCAGCAGCAAGGCCAGGGAGATGAGCAGGATGAAGAAACGCATGACGAGGAAGAACATTGACACAGGGGTGGGCTAACGGATACTCCGCCGCCCTTCTGCGCCTGAGTACCTACGGAGGTCCGATGCTGCGCTGCAAGAACTATTCCACACTCCCACTTATCCCCATGTCTGTCATCATCGCCGGAACCGTCGCCCTGGACAACGTCAAGACCCCTCAAGATGCCCAGGAGAACCTGCTCGGCGGCTCCGCTTCCTATGCCGCCCTGGCCGCCAGCATTTTCACACCGGAAGTTCACCTCGTGGGCATCATCGGCCATGATTTCCCGGAAGCCCACCTGAACCTGCTGAGCAGCAAGGGCATCTCCCTGGACGGCGTGGAGCGGAGCGACGGGGCCTCCTTTACCTGGAGCGGCGAATACCACGATGACATGAACAGCCGCACCACGCACAATGTGGCCATCAACGTCCTGGAGCATTGGATGCCGAAGCTTTCCACCGCCGGGGCCGCTGCGAAGATCGCCGTGCTGGCCAACATGAGCCCGGACAACCAGATGCAGACGCTGGAGCAGTGCACGGGTGCTGATTTCATCACGGCCGACACGATGGACCTGTGGATCAGCATCGCCAATGAGCGGCTGCATGATGTCCTCAAGAAGATTGACCTGCTGGTCATCAATGAGGGTGAGGCCAAGGAGTTCGCCGGAACGACCAACCTCGTCGAAGCCGGCTACCGCCTCCAGGCCAAGGGCCCGCGCTTTGTGGTCGTCAAACGCGGTGAGCATGGCAGTTATCTCTTTGGAGAAGGTGCCGGAGATTTCTTCGCCTGCTCTGCCTACCCGCTGCGCTCCGTCTTCGACCCCACCGGTGCCGGGGATTCCTTCCTCGGTGGCCTGGCCGGCTGGCTCTCTGCCAATGGCAAGACCAAGCCGACTTTTGCCGATCTGAAGACCGCCGTGGTCCACGGCAGCGTCACCGCCAGTTATACCTGCGAAGCTTTCAGCACGCATAAGCTGCAGACGGTCACCAAGGAGGATGTGGCGGCACGACTGAATGAATTGAAGCTGTTTACGGACTTCGTGGCGTAAAGAGAAGTTTGCTGTTGTTTGCGATGGATGGTGATGGTTTGCAGTTGATTGAAAACCATTGCCAACCACGGCAAACGCGCAGCGCCAACCATCGCCAACCTTCCCTTCCCCCTATGTGGAACACCATCCAGACATTCCAGGACATCAAGCTTGAAAAGACGGCCGACGGGATCGGCAAGCTCACGATCAACCGACCGGAGGTGCGCAATGCGTTCCGCCCGCAGACGGTGAAGGAGATGCTCATCGCGCTGGATCTGCTGCATGAGGACCGGGAGGTGGGGGTGATCATCCTTTGTGGTGAAGGGCCGCTGGCCTTCTGCTCCGGTGGTGACCAAAAGGTGCGGGGTGATGCAGGGTACATCGGTGATGATGGCGTGCCGCGGCTGAACATTCTGGATGTGCAGCGCAAGATCCGTACGCTGCCGAAACCGGTGGTGGCGATGGTGGCGGGATACGCCATCGGCGGCGGCCATGTGCTGCATGTGGTGTGTGACCTGACCATTGCGGCGGACAATGCCCGTTTCGGCCAGACAGGTCCCAAGGTGGGCTCTTTTGACGGCGGGCTTGGCTCAAGCTATCTGGCGCGCATTGTCGGCCAAAAGAAGGCCCGGGAGATCTGGTACCTGTGCCGTCAGTATGATGCGCAGCAGGCGCTGGACATGGGACTGGTGAACACGGTGGTGCCGCTGGAGAAACTGGAGGAAGAGACGGTCAAATGGTGCCGCGAGATGCTGGAGCACAGCCCGCTGGCGCTCCGCTGCCTGAAGGCTTCCCTGAATGCCGATTGCGACGGCCAGATGGGTCTTCTGGACCTGGCTGGCAATGCGACGCTGCTCTATTACATGAGCGAGGAGGCCAAAGAGGGCAAGAATGCCTTTGTGGAGAAGCGGAAGCCGGATTTTGGCCAGTTTCCGAGGCTGCCTTGATGGGTATAAGCCTGATTATTTGATCGGCGGCAATTTCTCCTCAAGCACGGTGCGCAGCTCTTTGAGTATGGCTGCATGCTGAGGGTCATGGGCGAGGTTGGTGTATTCGCGGGGGTCGTTGTCGTGATCGTATAGCTCGATGCCGTTGCGGCCTTCGTCCCATTCGGTGCAGCGCCAGCGGAGGGTGCGGATGCTGCGGCCCCAGAACTCGGCCTCGGGGCCGCGTCGGGCCTGAGTGAAGGCGCCTTCATGGATGGCTGTGGAGGGGGTATTCAATATGGGTTTGAGACTCTTGCCCTGCACATGGGAGGGGATGGGGATGCCGGTGAGGTCGCAGAGGGTTGGGTAGATATCCAGGAGCTCGGCGAGGCTGCCGCTGCTCTGGCCATTGCCCTTCATGCCAGGGGCGGAGATGATGAGGGGCACGGCGGCGCTTTCCTCAAAAAGGCTGCGTTTATGCCACAGCTCATGCTCGCCCAGATGCCAGCCGTGGTCGCTGGTGAAGACGACGACGGTGTTCTCTAGCAGGCCTTGTGCTTTCAAGTCGGCCATCAGGCGGCCAACCTGGGCATCCACATAACTGACGCAGGCCAGGTAGGCGCGGATGGCGGCGCGGCGCTGCTCAGGGGTGGCGGTCATCGTATAACCCGGAACGGAACCGTTACGGGCAGGCAGGGGGATGTCATCCACATCATTCGCGGGGGCCTCCGGCAGGGTGATGCTGTCCACGGGAAACAGGTCGAAATATTTGGCAGGAGCCACGAAGGGCGTGTGCGGGCGGTGAAAGCCAACGGCGAGGAAGAAGGGCTTGTCAGCATCACGCTTCTTCAACCAGTCCATGGCGATGGCGGTATGGGCTCCGTCCACGAGCTGGTCATCACCGCCCGGAATCTCCTGCCAGCCGATGCCCTTTTTCTTGCCGGTCTTGACCGTGACGATGGATTCACGAGATGGTGGATAGGGACGCTCGTCTTCGAATGGGGTGCCGAAGTCCCAGGCTTCGGGATCATCCTTGCTCTCCAGGCCGGTAGGGATGCCGAGGTGGAAGATCTTACCGGAACGGGCGGTGGCATAGCCCTGCTGGCGGAAATGATGCGGCAGGGTGAGCACGCCGGGAACATTGTCGTAGAGGACGTCGGCATTGTCAGTGACGCGTGTTTTGTTAGGCCGCAGGCCGCTCATCATGGAGGCGCGGGAGGGATTGCAGTGAGGGAACTGGCAGTAGGCGCGGCTAAAGAGCACGCCTTTTTTGGCCAGATCATCCAGGTGCGGTGTCTGGGCTTCTGAATGTCCGTAGCAGCTGAGCGTGGAGGCGAGGTCATCCGCCATGAGCAGCAGCACATTGGGGCGGGAATCCGCTGCGCATAAGCTGGAGCCGAGGCAGAGGAGGAGGGCGAGGAGACGCTTCATAGATCCGCTGTGAACGTATGGGCTGCGTCACTTTATCAGGGACTTGGCAAGTCCCACTCCTTGGCTCACTTGGGGATCTCGTTGAGAGTGTAGTAGGCGACGGGGTGCAGTACGGGATGGCCCTGGGTGTTCTTGACGCCGTCAAGATGCAACTCATGCACATGGCCCTGGGTGAGGGGCGAGAGGGTCAAGTAAACGGATTTGCCATCGGGGGCGACTTGGGCGCGGGTGATCTTGGGGATGATTTCGTCCACTTCGGGTCCGCCGTAGTCTTCGCGATAGGCATAGGTGAACTCGCGCATGGAATAGCTGGCGACATCGCCTGCGGTTTTGGCATCCACGGGCTGGGTGAAGGTAAGTTCAAAGCCATCGGGCTTGGCGCGCATTTCATGAATTTCGAAAGGCGTCTTGCCGGTCCACTCGAGCTTTTCAAAGCAGAAGGGTTTGCCGCCACGGGCACCCCAGCCACGGTCGCTGCCACCGGTGTAAAGGCGGCCCTCGGCATCCAGACGACCGCCAATGAGACCGCTGGAGAAGTCGCCCCGGAAGGGAATGACAACGCCCTGTTTGATGCCATTGACAGTTTCCAGGAAAACGCGGCTGATGTTGCTATGACTTTGGTCGGCGACGAAAAGCTGGTTTTGGAAAGGGCCAAATTTGCCCTGGGTTTCATCGCAAAGGATGAAGGTGGGCGAGTTGCCGATCTTGCCATGAACGAGGTAAACGGCCGGGGGGAGGAGTTCCTTGATGCGCTTGCGCTCCAGGATCATGCGGTCATTGTCGCCAGCGGGATTAAACTGACCACGTTTGCGGTCACCAAGGAAGGCTTCTTTGACTGGGTCCAATGGGCGGGGACCCATATTCGGGGCGATGGAATACCATTCGTTGCCGCCAGGATGGCCTTGGAAAGAGCCTGGGACGAGATGCTGAAGCGTGGATGAACCATGCCAGGGCCCCTGGTTGTCCACGTAATAGACCTCGCCATCTGCATCGAATCCGACGCCACCGGGACTGCGGATGCCGCTGGCGGTGGGAACCATGCTGCCGTCCGGCTTGACGCGCAGCGCCCAGCCACGAAAGGGCACCTTGCTGGTGAAGGAACCGGTGAGGCAGAGGGTGACCCAGAGGTCGCCGCTTTTGTCGAAACGGCTGCCGAGAGCGTATTCGTGGTAGTCACCGGAGACGCCCCAGGCATCGTTGAAGTTTTCAAAGACATCGGCGCGGCCATCGCCATCTTCATCCTTGATGCGGGTAATTTCATAACGGGTGGTGGCGTATAAAGCGCCGTCCTTATAGCCCAGGCCCAGGACTTCATGAAGGCCGGAAGCGAAGAGCTTATATCCGACTTTGGCAGGGTCTGCCTGCTGGGCATTGGAGACGAGCCAGATCTCTCCACGTCGGGTGCCCAAGGCGAGGCGGTCGTCCGGAAGAAGTTCAATGGAGCCTACCTCCATGGCGGTCTCTGTGGGCGTGGTGAAGGTGGTTATTTTGTAATAGTCTGCTTCGACAGGATCGGCTGAGAAGAGAGGGAGGGCGAGTGTGGAAAGCAGAGAAAGGAAAAGGACGGATTTCATGAATGATCAAATGTTAGGCACTGAAGCCAGGTTTGAAGAATTTCTTCATTGGAACCGTTACTGGGGCCAGGAGTAGGTGACGGTGATTTCGTTTCCGGCGACGGGGAGGAGGAGGTTGTCTCCGACGATGCGGGCACCGGGGGCAGTGATGCGGAGTTTGTTTTCGAAACTCCGGCCTTCGAGTTTGAGCAGGCCGCCATCCACCCAGAAGGTGCCGTCCACGGATTCGATCTTGCCGGTGGCAAGGCGGAGGAAGGTGTTCTTGGGGACGGTGCCGTCGAGCTTGAGCTTGCGGACGAGTTTGTCAGTGGCGGCGACGCTGCGGTCCTCCACTTTGAGGCCGTTCCATTCATACATGAAGGTGGGGTACCTTTGGGCATCCAGGCGGTAACCTTTCCAGGCATAACCGGGGGCGCGATCCACAGTGGCGGGCCAGGGGGAATCCGGTGTGGGCAGAATGGCGAAGGGCTGGCCAAAGGCGGGACTGAGGACATCGTATCCGAGCGGTGGCTGGTAACCACCGCCACGGCTGTTCCAGTGTTTGGAGGCATCGATAAATGCGCCGCGCCAGACAAGGGCGAGGTTCATCTGCTCGGCGCTCCAGGCGAGGCTGACGCCGCCGGGATAACCCACGGCAATACCGCGATTACCCGCACCGGCGATGAAGTTGCGATACACGACGGGCTCGTCTTTGACGATGAGAGGGATGGGGTCAAAGTCCTTGGCCTTTTTGGCCTTGGCACCTTTTTCCCAGCCTTTGGGCCGCCAGGTGGAAAGCGGGGTGACATCGAAGCTGGCCCCTTTCCAGGCGGCGAAGACGGCAATGTCTCCCTGGGCCTGGAAGTATTCGAGACGGAACTCATGGGGACCGGCTTCAAGCTGAGTGCTGCCTTCTTTGATATCGGAGGGGTGGATGCCGTCATGCTCGACAACCGTCTTGCCATCAATCATGAGGCGGACGCCGTCGTCACCGGCGGTGTAAAAACGATAGCTGCCTTTGCGGGGTGCATTGAGTTTGCCGGTGAAGACGACACCGAACTCGTTCTTGTAATCGTCCAGCTTGATCTGGACAAGGTTGTCTTCAACGACGCCCTGGCGGTGTGGGGTGAGTTTGGAAAAATCGGGCAGCTTGTCCCAGGCACCGAGATAGAGGGCGAACTTGAGATCCTGCAATCCTTTACCCAATGGCAGGACTTTCATCTTGCCGTTCATGGTGAGGGCGTGGCCGGGGAAGGTGCAGACGAAAGGATAGTCGCCGTTTTTTTCAGGAGCGATGAAGGTGAGGGTGTCGGTCTCGTGCGGGTTGAGCATCTTGGAGTGGAGCCAGATGCTTTTGTCATCGGGCACCCAGTTGCGCTTGAGGGCGGCCTCGGGGTCCTCCATCTGCTTCATGGCCATGAGGGCGGTGTCGGTACCGGGCTGACAGAAGACGATGTTATGAGGGAGGTCATCGCCATTTTCGAAGATGAGTTTCACGGGTTCGCCAGGGCGCACGGTGAACTCGGTCTGGTCATACTTCATCTGGGCGGTCATCGTTTTGAGACGAATGATTTGGGCCTTGGCGGCGGGAGTTTTAGCTGGTGGGACCTTGGCGGCGACTTGTTTCTTTTTTGCTGGGGCGGAAGCGGCTGGTTTGGCGGGGGCTTTGGTGCCGGCTTTGTCGGAATCCACAATGAGGGGTCGCAGCCAGATGTTGCGATAGCGGACAGGATTCAGGTGGTCCTGGAGGAAGAGGTCGCCCTCCTGGAGGGTGCTCTCGAATTCGCGCATGTAATGCACAACGACGCCGTTGTGGATCACGGTCAGGCGGGCCTTGCCACCGTCTTTGGGGCGCTCGAAAAAGATGTCGTAAGTCTGCCATTCGCCCGGTTTGCGGCTGGCATTGACCATGGGAGGATAATTTTTGTACAGACCGGCAGCCTGGCCATCGGGATAGGTGTCATTCTGGTAGGAATCCAGCACCTGGATCTCCGGGAAGCCTCCAATGAAGACGCCGCTGTTTCCCCTGCCCTGGCCATTGCCGACGACCTCGACAGGTGTGGCCCACTCGATGTGAAGCTGGTAATCGCCTTGGAATTTTTCCTTGGTGCGGAGGCCGCCGCTGCGGGGAGTGATTTCCATGTAGCCGTTTTCGACCTTCCAGAGAGGTTCGTCACCCGGAGGGGAGTCTTTGCGTGGCTCACGCTTCCATTGGGAAAGATCCTTGCCGTCAAAGAGGACGATGGCATCGGAGGGGGCGGCACCGGCTCTTTCCTGGGTGCTGAAGCCGGGCGGGGTGATGACGGGGGGCCGAGGGCGCTGCAAGTCATTCGCCCGATAGACGCCGCCGGGTGTCATGGGCTGTTCTTTCTTTTTGTCGGCCGCCTGGAGGCTGGTGGCCAAACTGAGGATCAGGAGGAAGGAAAAACGCATGATGAAAGTGGGGGCAGACAACGGGAGGTGGGGAGGGATTCTATCTGGGAACGGGGATGGGATTGATGACTTATGATTTACGATTTATGACTTGGGAATGGAGTAGTTCCCCCTCGCATCGTCACGCGGGCAGAGAGTCTTTGCTTCCCTGCAATGACTTGGGGCTGGGAAGCGTTGATTAGGGCTTCATGAAATGCGTTTTCCTTTTCCTTTGTCTGACTGCCCTTCCCTGCTTTGCTGCTGACTGGCCAATGTGGCGGTATGATGCGGGACGGACAGCGGCGTCTGATGAGGTGCTGCCGGAGGGGCTGGAACTGCAATGGGAGCGGGTGGAGTCCCCGAGGGAGCAGGTGTGGGATGATCCGCTGAACCACGACCTGATGCCGTATGACCGGATCTTTGAACCGGTGGTGATGGGCGGGAAGATGTTCATCGGCTATAATGACCGGGACAAGGTGGTGGCGCTGGACCTGGAGACGGGGGCGAAGGTGTGGACTTTTTACACGGGTGGGCCGGTGCGGCTGCCACCGGTGTGCTGGGAGGGAAAGGTGTATTTCACCAGCGATGATGGGCACCTCTATTGTGTGAAGGCGGAGGATGGGAGCAAGGTGTGGTCCTTTAGCGCGGCACCTTCTGCCATGAAGACGCTGGGGAACATGCGGCTGATCTCCGCCTGGCCTGCGCGCGGCGGCCCGGTGATCAAGGATGGGAAGGTCTATTTTGCAGCGAGCATCTGGCCGTTTATGGGGACGTTTTTATATGCGCTGGATGCAAACAGCGGTGAGGTGGTGTGGGTGAATGACGGGACGGGAGCGGATTTCATCAAACAGCCGCACAGTGCCGCAGCCTTTGCT from Prosthecobacter sp. SYSU 5D2 encodes:
- a CDS encoding OmpA family protein, with product MRFFILLISLALLLLLVIVHGWFYTEKQLPDLHQQVLAALAKQGVRSAAADVRFLDLRIAGNAPDRAALEKARAAVLAIRPLRLVKDELSIPASLRARLANDILTLEGWLPEEQNIREAARLIHLLRPDLTVTTEGLHADAQVRWPESEQGPLTADSRLMAPIIENLKVAAWLEMVKDSSGIKLAGLVPANGLRGQLVKLLSGTDATELKESAHTLPSVFSDTDSLTSFVRAFFTSPSARRFSINKEGEPMIEAAATRTLESEWLALLRPVTGGKKVISKLVFYPSEYHFPGYKPESTIPETQLENLRETLSGQSISFDPGRQTLSAQEQAKLAALTPSLLTAGPVVKLLIGSHPDPDGNPESERKLALARAGEVHSFLVEQGLPASDVQTAAFEPVRAGTPGAPENPRTVEILIR
- a CDS encoding sulfatase; the protein is MKRLLALLLCLGSSLCAADSRPNVLLLMADDLASTLSCYGHSEAQTPHLDDLAKKGVLFSRAYCQFPHCNPSRASMMSGLRPNKTRVTDNADVLYDNVPGVLTLPHHFRQQGYATARSGKIFHLGIPTGLESKDDPEAWDFGTPFEDERPYPPSRESIVTVKTGKKKGIGWQEIPGGDDQLVDGAHTAIAMDWLKKRDADKPFFLAVGFHRPHTPFVAPAKYFDLFPVDSITLPEAPANDVDDIPLPARNGSVPGYTMTATPEQRRAAIRAYLACVSYVDAQVGRLMADLKAQGLLENTVVVFTSDHGWHLGEHELWHKRSLFEESAAVPLIISAPGMKGNGQSSGSLAELLDIYPTLCDLTGIPIPSHVQGKSLKPILNTPSTAIHEGAFTQARRGPEAEFWGRSIRTLRWRCTEWDEGRNGIELYDHDNDPREYTNLAHDPQHAAILKELRTVLEEKLPPIK
- a CDS encoding family 16 glycoside hydrolase; amino-acid sequence: MRFSFLLILSLATSLQAADKKKEQPMTPGGVYRANDLQRPRPPVITPPGFSTQERAGAAPSDAIVLFDGKDLSQWKREPRKDSPPGDEPLWKVENGYMEITPRSGGLRTKEKFQGDYQLHIEWATPVEVVGNGQGRGNSGVFIGGFPEIQVLDSYQNDTYPDGQAAGLYKNYPPMVNASRKPGEWQTYDIFFERPKDGGKARLTVIHNGVVVHYMREFESTLQEGDLFLQDHLNPVRYRNIWLRPLIVDSDKAGTKAPAKPAASAPAKKKQVAAKVPPAKTPAAKAQIIRLKTMTAQMKYDQTEFTVRPGEPVKLIFENGDDLPHNIVFCQPGTDTALMAMKQMEDPEAALKRNWVPDDKSIWLHSKMLNPHETDTLTFIAPEKNGDYPFVCTFPGHALTMNGKMKVLPLGKGLQDLKFALYLGAWDKLPDFSKLTPHRQGVVEDNLVQIKLDDYKNEFGVVFTGKLNAPRKGSYRFYTAGDDGVRLMIDGKTVVEHDGIHPSDIKEGSTQLEAGPHEFRLEYFQAQGDIAVFAAWKGASFDVTPLSTWRPKGWEKGAKAKKAKDFDPIPLIVKDEPVVYRNFIAGAGNRGIAVGYPGGVSLAWSAEQMNLALVWRGAFIDASKHWNSRGGGYQPPLGYDVLSPAFGQPFAILPTPDSPWPATVDRAPGYAWKGYRLDAQRYPTFMYEWNGLKVEDRSVAATDKLVRKLKLDGTVPKNTFLRLATGKIESVDGTFWVDGGLLKLEGRSFENKLRITAPGARIVGDNLLLPVAGNEITVTYSWPQ
- the menB gene encoding 1,4-dihydroxy-2-naphthoyl-CoA synthase, which translates into the protein MWNTIQTFQDIKLEKTADGIGKLTINRPEVRNAFRPQTVKEMLIALDLLHEDREVGVIILCGEGPLAFCSGGDQKVRGDAGYIGDDGVPRLNILDVQRKIRTLPKPVVAMVAGYAIGGGHVLHVVCDLTIAADNARFGQTGPKVGSFDGGLGSSYLARIVGQKKAREIWYLCRQYDAQQALDMGLVNTVVPLEKLEEETVKWCREMLEHSPLALRCLKASLNADCDGQMGLLDLAGNATLLYYMSEEAKEGKNAFVEKRKPDFGQFPRLP
- a CDS encoding PfkB family carbohydrate kinase; protein product: MSVIIAGTVALDNVKTPQDAQENLLGGSASYAALAASIFTPEVHLVGIIGHDFPEAHLNLLSSKGISLDGVERSDGASFTWSGEYHDDMNSRTTHNVAINVLEHWMPKLSTAGAAAKIAVLANMSPDNQMQTLEQCTGADFITADTMDLWISIANERLHDVLKKIDLLVINEGEAKEFAGTTNLVEAGYRLQAKGPRFVVVKRGEHGSYLFGEGAGDFFACSAYPLRSVFDPTGAGDSFLGGLAGWLSANGKTKPTFADLKTAVVHGSVTASYTCEAFSTHKLQTVTKEDVAARLNELKLFTDFVA